ataccactgttgggatttgcgtaacatgcataggcaaataaatcatataatatacgcagcggaagtaaataaaaacctatacacgtatctccggaggcgttattcgtgcgtttcaatcgaaaaacatgtgcaaaGAAGGGGTTtgacggattacctcttgaagcgtgcttgaaacgaaaaggTTCGGACGTTCTTCGAatcgagccccacaagtgtcgagcctctagttcagacacaccaccaatcgcaacgtcgAACGGAAAGATGAACTCGCGAAAATCACCaccttaattgtgctagcaatcccGTGGTAATAACTCTTcgcgttcttgaatttttggtcaataaaatgaacaaagagAACTACACTCTCACGGTTCTGAAATGCACACACACTAATCGCAAGCCAAAAAACTGTTTTGTGACGCTTTCTTTTTAATCAAAAGAAACGCACGATCAGCAAGCAGTTGCCGATCATGCATGTGCACGATCAGCAACCGCTTGCTGATCGTGCAAGTGTGTTGCGCACGGCATCAACAAATGCACACGGTCAACTTCTTGACCGTGTGCattaaccaaattttttttttttatcttttaaaaatttgtttcctagttttaatatataaacatatatcatatatatatttatataataaaacaaaacaaaagataaatgataTGTGTGCAAATCCGGCACAACAGTTTTGTGTCGATTTAGGACatacgtgtgcatcatatgcaattGCGcctatgaccaaaaataaaattgaaattaaatcacatttaatttaattttagcccgactaaaattggtatacgtaattgcaaacatatttgcaatatcgtctttccgttcaacgtcgtcatgtattggttaaggtgtgtgacatccctaggttcatcaccgaaccggcagtaagacatgcactaacacattagtacttccaagagaattgattgtcccgatcaacctctaggtcctacaagtcacgagtgacatctagcaatatgtcatggctacccacaaagtgtgaattctttaagaacataatgaacctgtcAGCTTTGCttacagtgtaattcaatccctctgtcttactatatcccgatcgaacaaagaccatggaatatttgtcaagtcaccgattcgatcatatgcacaaatctaattgacatgcatttatacaagacatgaacatttcattctcgattataaccccggccgaggatttcaatgcattgtcataattaaattgcataggatatcataccttgcatgtgacaaggagacagattccattttgcgcacacgtgtgacttcgtatgtgcatgaactgcgaccatcaagaatagagacggatcgacgaaccatcaatatgtgtcctcgtgaaccatagtcatgcaacacacaagtcaacactatgcctcaggtctaaggattatttacacaagaccaaagcatgaacaattagacattgaccacgctaaaagcttccatgtcgctaatcgttcaatgcgtgtcacgttcggtgaacttgtccgatacaagcacctgtgttttAACTcgagcatcgcaatacccaatgacttgtgactcgtcattcccttaagcatccaatgctcaatggtaaagttaagaacacaccggtctcaacaagatcattgatatccattcgataatccatcaaccgggaacagtttaaagattcagtctaactgtgaacccgtcacacatattctcaacgtctcaagaataggtccagccacaatcgatcttgtggaatttattcatataagtaaataattggacaaatgaataaatacgtcttttccattaattaaataataaattgaaaatacaactgaaatccctaacatgtaactattacatagtcgctttagggcatatctctaacacctGTATGTTCAACTGATCTCTCTAGGCAGCATCAGGAAAATTAGTCAAACTCCTTTTCTTATGCCTTTACACCATGGAAATCCCTCAAGGGATACCAGCAGAGATGACAACACTATAATTTATTAAAAGTTGTAAGCATGATGCATCTTTGCCAAGGAATAATGGTGGGAGCTATTTTATGAGCACATTCTCTTAAACTATTCGACCGGATAGCCTATAGGAGATTTATTATTGACATCTTATGATAAGAATTTACCATAATAACAAATAGCTATTTCCAAACTAATCAAATTCAAATACGAATTTTATTATTCCAAGTATAACTAGTTATAGAATGTGCACATCAATTTATGTGAGAGATATGCATGTTTTTATAATTCCTTTGGAGAAATGGCATACTTACAGTATAGTGAAGGTCCATTGATTGGGAGAATTACACTAAAAGTGTCCAAAGTTGTGTaaggcactcactttagtgcgaaatattttgaaatgatctcttaaatgccaatttttatgaaaaacaatTATTTTAAGTGCCAACTACAATTTgcttgatcggaaatccgacatGGCATTTTTTCTATTACCATCTAAAGTCCACGTAGCTTGTCCGAGAtctagtcagcaataaaaaaagaagataaagttaacaaaagttttaaaaataaaaaaaatacaaatttaattatattataaaaataagaaatttaaaaataagctagaaattataaaaaagggGGTTGCACAAGTGCCGCCCATCATCACTGCCAATGGCCAGCGACCCTCACCGATCGCAGGTGAGGGCTTGCGACCCCCTTTagatttttcagtttattttcaaagttaatttaattcttttagcttattttcaattttcataatCCAAGtggaagtccacatggactaaattttttacaaaaatttcaatgtcggataaaaaatttaattataaatactACGTAATTAGTTTGGCCAGAATTTCTTCGATTTGGCGTTTAAGTGATATTTTTTCTTCCgattttgacacttaagtgattgttgcGAAACTTTAACAACAAGACAGACATCTCGGTGGAAAAAGGATGGACCGTCCACGTTTTGTTGAgcgtttctatttatttatttgagaaCTCTGAGTTTTCGTCTCTTCTCTCGACTGTATGCAGCACAAGCTGGCATAGACCCAAAAGAGGAGAGAAAGCCCAAGCTGTCTACAGGAGATCACTGCTaaacgaagaagaaaagtcAGGTGACCATTCAAAAGGATAAAATTAAAGTAGCTCTCCTGGAGCCGTTGGGTGCATTCAGATAGTTTGACCGTCCCTCTTAATTGTGTCATAGTTTCTGTAACTGATAATTTTCAGTAATTACTGCCTTTTAATAGTTCTAATATGGCATAACTCACATTACTGATAGGAGAAAATTTGCTTTTGGAATTGACAGTCACTAAGTAAGGTGAATAACTGATATATGTAATAGAATTCACATTTACTTTTCTATATGAATTAGTGATCACAATTTAAGAGTTACTTTTATGGAAGAGTACTTATGATTAAATTTAGATTTTAACTTACAAAGAAACTTGTGAAccaatgtgaaaaatttacttctTGTTACATATTGCGGTTTATTTTTCTCTGCGAAAAAAATGTTACTGACCATTCTTAAAAGTTTAATTGTCAACCAACAACCTTGAGCAGGAAATAGAGCTAATCCCAGTATATAAAACATTCAATGACAATCAGAGTCTAATTTACCAGAAGCAAAGACATGGTAGATCTCGATGTTTGGATCCCAAAACTTCGAGAGCATTTACTAGTCTTAATAACTCCTATAGACTGTTGTTGtaaattcaaggaaaatttctaaataaggccatgaagtggatattgtttcaaataagagccttaAATAGCcaaattgtctcaaataaggacttttgGCCGGCCGATAAGCACGTGACTGCTCCGGCCATCGGAgaagggtattttagtaaaGAAATTCTATgtactcaatttttttaatattttgatttttttttagttttcttttcttttttcttttctccttccctTCCTAGCCATAACTCACCATCGACAACCTCAAGCAAGGGTAGCCCTCACCGGagtcgggcgagggccgccctcgttTGGGTGGACGAGAGCATCCCCGGCCCTCGCCCTGACCTCGCCGGTCaaggcgagggcaaccctctcCCAATGCCCGCAAGGGTGACCCTTGCCCTCGTTGGAtttggcgagggccgccctcgcctGAGTTCGACGACCTTCACCGGCCTAGTGATGGCCGgtggaggaagaggaaaaaaaaataaaaaaagaaaaaaattcaaaaaagcaaaaagacgaaaatgttCTTGGCCGGCGAGATCACACCCTTCTTTGAGATCGAAATGGAAATTtcaagcatttatttgaaataagatccacttcatgccttgatttgaaaaaatgaggacacttcaagtctttatttgaaattttcgagTATATCTTATTTCTTTAAATTTGGGAaagttttcaaataagagcatgaaatagattttatttaaaataaaggcCAGAAGTGCCCATATAGATTCAAAGAAAGGGCTGAGCAATTGTATTTTCATCATTAacatttctgattttctttccttttttgtttcttttttccctgttcCTTTTCGCCGGTGGCCAATCTTAGGCGATGGGCGGCCATCAGCAAGGGCTAGGTGAGGCCCCCCTTGATGGCCACAAGCAAGCCCTCGAGGGCTGGCCTCGCCTTGGCAAGTGGGGCTGTGGTCGTTTTCTGGGGCCTTCTTTCTATGGAGACGTTTCGACTAGCCGCTAAGCGTTAGGTGCGGCATCTTTTCAGAGGAAAAGAGACCACTTTCATGTCCTAACTAATTTGGCACCAACACTGGCTACAAACTTTTCTAGGCCTTCTCAATAAagagttttgttttttctacTAAACTCCCAAGGCTTCACTAACATACCCAGCTCCGTTAGTCCTATGTAATTCTCCAGTGGATAATGCAGACATTTGAGCTCACTAAAGGAAGCTGCAtcaacagaaaaacaaaaccaaaacaaaacagAAGACACACAGAAAAGAAGGGAAGGAGGAAGAATCTGATTGAGGATGTCCACTATAGCAGCTGAAACGACTCTCCGGTGTGTCCTCGATGGAAGCTTGCCGTTGAATGACGTGGAGATTGAGCAAAAGGCCTTATCACCATACCTTCGATTGCGCTCTTCGTAAGTAAGGATATCTTGTCTTGAAAGAGATTGTCCATCAGCTTGAGATGTCTTGCCATGGTAATGCTGTTTGCAAAGCAATCTCCAAAATTGATGACCAGTCAACATTTTCCATCAAAGAAATCCGAGCCAACTCATTTGGCCATTACAAAGTAACCAATAGAGGACGCATCTGAATAGACATTCAGAGAGTAGCTTTCTGAATCTGAACCGCGTTGccatgttcgtcgctaattttaaaaGTCgtacctgcaaaaaaaaaaaaaactacttcaGATTCAAGATAAACTATGATTAATTTGGTGATCTTTAAAATATATAATGAGAGGTTTTCTCAACAGTAACATGGGGCATGGGATCTTTTGGCTCGAGCAATCCATGTATGTATGCAAACCTCTCGGTCATGCATCAACTAAGGATCTACCTCATCCAAAATGCTGGACCACAGAACCTGCCCCCCCAGGGTTAGATTCAGAGATATTCACTTTCATGTCATACGAAGGACGATTCAATTCCATATATCCAGAAAAGAGTAACTCCTGTCCTGCCTAATGTGATGACTGATGCTTgattgcatttttccaaagtccACTGCCGGCTATCTAGAAGATCGACAATCGACTAATTGAGTCACACACCGTCATCCCAGACGACTGTACTACATGATAATGCATAAAATCAGCAAAATGCATGTTGTTGCTGACTATGGAAAAACATATTGATGTAGGGCCAGTTTAGAAATACAAAAGGCTTGCTAGTTGGTCTATGGAACTGATTGTTGCAATAGTTGATTGATGCATGGGTTACTGATCAACGAAGCAGACTTGCGAGTTGGTCTATGGAACTGATTGTTGCAAGTCAAAAAgacataaaagaaaacaagtaaACTGGAGCTGGTCACTTTACCCGGCCACATGAAGGGAACCACAAACTACAGCTAGTCGAATCACATGGAAAAGAAGATAGAACATCGCTATGTTCATGATGGGAAAAGACAAAGGAGTATTTCATGGTGGCCAAGAACAAAACGACTGTGAATGGTAACTCGAAATGGAATTCAGTACTTAACATCGAACAGGGGAAGGTCAGTTCATGGTTCAGAAGCAAAAAGACTTGCAACTTTTAAATTACCTCAAAATAATCTGGCCTGGAGTCTCGTAATCATACGGATTGGCTGATGAACATATTTGGCGTGCTCTGCTAGGTAATTCCGGGGGTTTCAGCAAGTTGCATCCGGAGAATTCCACTATGTACAAGGATGTCAACCCTCCAAGCCCCTGGAGCTCCGTTAGTTTCCCACAATGTCGTACTCTTAGATCTTGCAACAGTTCTAGACCTGACAAATCTGGTAAGCCCTCAAGTGACTCGCACCATGAAATGTTGATAAATTGTAATGATCTCACCTCGCCTAGCCCTGGAACCTCCACAAGTTCCGGACAATTATTCAGGGTCAAGTACTCTAAACCTTCAAATGCTGAAAGATCTGGAAGGTTTACAATCGACTTGCATCTTTCAATGCATAGTCTTTTGCATGAAGAGAATTCCTCAAGCGCTTGGATATCACGGATCTTCTCACAGCCATTGATGTTCAGATATATTAACATTCCAGGACAGGGTAAATCCGGTAATCTTTCCAAAGAACTACAGCCGGAGAGATCCAATTCTATCAGGGGTTCAGCATTATGAAGGCCTGTTATTTCAACTAGCTTCTTGCAACCCCCAGCTTTTATTCTCTTCAGACCCTTCAAGTTCGAGCAATCCGGTAAACTCTCAATGGAAGCACACCCGGAGATGTCTAGTTCTTCCAAGTATTCCCATCTATCAAGGCCTGGAATACCAACCAGATTCTCACAATCTGCAGCATCAAAGTTCTTTAGATATTTCAAGTTCGAAAGATCCGGTAATGTTTCTAATGCTGTACAACCCAGTATGATGATTGATCTTAATGAGACTAAACGACCAAGTCCCTCCAGCTCATGTAGCTTGTCACAACGTATTGCTGTCAAAGCAGTTAGGCACACAAGTTCTTGAAGCCCTTTGATTTCTATTAACTCAGAGCAATCGCTGAGATGCAATTCTGATAAGCGTTTCAAATCTGAAAAGTCTGGAAATCTCTCCAAATTTTGACCTTGGTTGACTTCAAGCTTCAATAGACTTGAGGGAAGATCTGGGAGCCGTTCAATTTTATCACGAAGCTCAATGGAGAATTCAGCAAGTCGAGAGAGGGTCTTCATCGTAGTTAAGGCACCCAAATCCTTGACTTTCATCGAAAAATATGTTAGATTGACTAGGTTGGCAATATCTGGCATTGCCTGACAGACCAGATTTAGACTAGTTAAGCTAGAGGGAAGCTCTGGCAGAGATTGTAGCTCTTCGCATCTCCCTAAATCAAGCTCTTGGAGACATGATAACTTGTTAATGCTTTTTGGCAAACCGGAAATGCATGTCTTTTCTAACCGAAGGACTCGTAGTGAAGATAAATCCCCTACCTCACTAGGGATTTCTCCTTGCAGATCTCTACACTGTGAGACATCTAACTCTTCAAGCTTCTTCAAACTTCCAATGGTTCTAGGTAAACTTTCCAAGTAAGTATGAGTCATGAGCAGAACGTTCAAATTACGTAGATCCCCAATGGAGTGGGGCAGTTCCTTGAGAACTGTTTGTGATAAACACAGTCGGTTTAAAGACGTTAACTTTCCGATGGAGTCAGGAAGTGCTCTTAATTGGAGGCATCCCTCTAGCGACAAGCTCTGCAAGTTCCGGAGCGATCCTATGGAGCTGTCAATTTGGCGCAATGATCTACAATTACGAGCAGAAACAATCTCGAGCTTCCTCATGCGGCCTATGAACATGGGAATCTCTTTTATGGAGCTACCATCCATAAGAAGCTCCCTCAAGTTTGTTAGTCCCCCCATTTCTTTAGGCAGCTCCTTAAGTTTCTCACATCCCCTTAAACTCAAGGATACGAGGTTCCTGATATTCCTGATAGAAGGGTGAATTTTTTCCAGATTAGCACAATGTTCAAGATTCAAAATCTCAAGGTTCTGGAGAGCTGAGAAATCAGGACTTTCAATCAACTTATTGCAGTGCTGAAGCCTCAGAACTTTGAGCTGGTCCACGATCCACAATGAACAAAATGTAGCGACGTTAGCTCTTGAGTTCATCATATACcttgcaaaaagtaaaaagaagatAGAGATTTACCTTCTGTAGTCCATTCACATGGTGCCATGCGTCCCACTGCTCTGTGAGACCGCTGACTCTTACATTAAGAATAACCAAGTTCTCTGGATGAAAGTTTGTTGGGAAAAAAGAGGTCCTGCAGGCCATCCAATCTAGCCATCTTAATCTAGGAAGAAGGTCCTTGAAATCTCCTGTGACTTCTGCCTGCTGGAGACAAAGGTACCTCAAGTTCAGCAGTTTTCTAAACTGCTCATCAGTAAAGCGGTGTCGTTCAGAAAGCGAAGAAAAATACTCAAGATGGAGGGCCTCGATCTGATCCGTTCCCTGCAAGTGCCCAGAAACTGAGGAATAAGGGTGTTGCACAAGACCGGAATGTAGGCTAACGAAAAGTGTGgcacatttaattttttccataCGTAATATTTTGGTATAATCTTACATGCATCCAATTTATGACAGAACTCTAAGGATCATAAAAGCATTGATGACAGGCATGCTCCATTACCATGTATGAGAGCCCTTCGAATTAATCCAGTTTGACCGCTTCCTACTTTGACTGGCTTTTCTGGTTTTGATCAAATTTCTCATGGGAGTCAAACAGGATAGAGCACATAACCTATACCCGGTCGAACCGATTGTGTGTGATTGTGTTGTGTAGCAACTTAAGATATTATCCTGCTGAATCAGACAATGTCTGAACATGAATATACAAGTGAGGCCGGAGTCTACGTTTTCATTTGTGAGGTATGTTATGACACAGACGATTTGATATCATCGGTAATGTGCCTATGCTGGTGGTGTAAAAAATTTGCTAATTCTACCCACAACCTTTTTCTAACTTGGAAACACTATTAGGGAACTTTTATAGCCTAAAATAGGTAAGTATATAGTAGAGAGCAGAAAGCATTGTACCTCATTTTTCTCGAGCACTTTCAAACCTTCCTCATGAATCCATAATCTACTGCGTTCACTTGCTTTCACAGAGTTTTCCTTGAAAACAATACTTCTACCAAGATCTCTTaattgatcatgcatccataGCTTATTTGCCCTATTGCCATGGACAATTTTAACCAGGGACATGAGACTCAACACTTCTAGTCCCAAGTTCGGAGAAAAGCCACAGTCATCCCACATATAAATTGGAAATCTTGGATCTTTTCCATTGAAGAAACATGCAATGTCGAGAAATATCTTCTTCACATCATCGGTTAGTGCATCGTAACTTATCTTCAGTTTCTCTTCAACCTTCTCATAAGGCACTTGTCTCAACTTCTTTAACGTGTCTCTCCACGCTGCTTCGCTTTTGTCGCACAAGAGTGACCCAATAACCTCAAGGGCCAACGGGAGCTGCCCAGTAGTTGAGACAATATCATGACAAAGAACCTCGAAGGCAGGATGAGGGAAGTCACATCGAAACGCATGTCTACAAAATAGAACCATAGAACTTTCTTCGTCCAATCCCATAAGTTCATATGCCCAGTACGATGTCCCAAACTGATTAAGAATAGCCTTATCTCTGGTTGTAATAATGATCCTACTTCCAGAACCATACAACTCACGCTCTCCCACAAGTGCCTCTAACTGATCTTTGTCACTCACATCATCGAGAAGAACAAGAACCCTTTTGCCTCCAAATCTAGAGTTGATGATATTGATTCCATGGTCTCTGTTAGAAACTCCGTGGCGGCTTCCTTTAAGAACTTCAGAGATTAGTTCCTCCTGCAAGTGCTTAATTCCCTCACGTGATTCTGTTTCTCGGATATCTGCTAAGAAGCCCTGGTGCTGAAATTGGCTCAACAGCTCATTGTAGATGACCTTGGCAAGAGTTGTTTTACCAGCACCACCCATTCCATGAATTCCAAGTATTCGAGTATCTTCAAATTTAGTATCCACTATAGTCATAATTTGTTCTACATGAATGTCCACTCCGACCAAGTGTTTAGGGGTCACTAACTTAAAGGCATTCTTTAGCTCGCTCAAAACCTTTACAACAACCAATTTTATGAGCTCTGCCTCATCCCTGTCAAAATAATGTTATAACT
This genomic interval from Rhodamnia argentea isolate NSW1041297 chromosome 4, ASM2092103v1, whole genome shotgun sequence contains the following:
- the LOC115752593 gene encoding TMV resistance protein N-like isoform X1, translating into MNRTAITFVEKPVSKSSVSSDASPGCDYDVFLSFRGPDSRKGFTSHLYQRLHEARVRVFRDDDELPLGEEIGPQLLQAIYSSKISIPVLSECYATSKWCLTELVHMLKCKKEMKQVILPIFYKVEPSDVKWLKGTFGDEFNSYTKCRNYFEDGIVRQWSQALKEVGSLKGLVSTNIANGDEAELIKLVVVKVLSELKNAFKLVTPKHLVGVDIHVEQIMTIVDTKFEDTRILGIHGMGGAGKTTLAKVIYNELLSQFQHQGFLADIRETESREGIKHLQEELISEVLKGSRHGVSNRDHGINIINSRFGGKRVLVLLDDVSDKDQLEALVGERELYGSGSRIIITTRDKAILNQFGTSYWAYELMGLDEESSMVLFCRHAFRCDFPHPAFEVLCHDIVSTTGQLPLALEVIGSLLCDKSEAAWRDTLKKLRQVPYEKVEEKLKISYDALTDDVKKIFLDIACFFNGKDPRFPIYMWDDCGFSPNLGLEVLSLMSLVKIVHGNRANKLWMHDQLRDLGRSIVFKENSVKASERSRLWIHEEGLKVLEKNEGTDQIEALHLEYFSSLSERHRFTDEQFRKLLNLRYLCLQQAEVTGDFKDLLPRLRWLDWMACRTSFFPTNFHPENLVILNVRVSGLTEQWDAWHHVNGLQKLKVLRLQHCNKLIESPDFSALQNLEILNLEHCANLEKIHPSIRNIRNLVSLSLRGCEKLKELPKEMGGLTNLRELLMDGSSIKEIPMFIGRMRKLEIVSARNCRSLRQIDSSIGSLRNLQSLSLEGCLQLRALPDSIGKLTSLNRLCLSQTVLKELPHSIGDLRNLNVLLMTHTYLESLPRTIGSLKKLEELDVSQCRDLQGEIPSEVGDLSSLRVLRLEKTCISGLPKSINKLSCLQELDLGRCEELQSLPELPSSLTSLNLVCQAMPDIANLVNLTYFSMKVKDLGALTTMKTLSRLAEFSIELRDKIERLPDLPSSLLKLEVNQGQNLERFPDFSDLKRLSELHLSDCSELIEIKGLQELVCLTALTAIRCDKLHELEGLGRLVSLRSIIILGCTALETLPDLSNLKYLKNFDAADCENLVGIPGLDRWEYLEELDISGCASIESLPDCSNLKGLKRIKAGGCKKLVEITGLHNAEPLIELDLSGCSSLERLPDLPCPGMLIYLNINGCEKIRDIQALEEFSSCKRLCIERCKSIVNLPDLSAFEGLEYLTLNNCPELVEVPGLGEVRSLQFINISWCESLEGLPDLSGLELLQDLRVRHCGKLTELQGLGGLTSLYIVEFSGCNLLKPPELPSRARQICSSANPYDYETPGQIILR
- the LOC115752593 gene encoding TMV resistance protein N-like isoform X2 produces the protein MNRTAITFVEKPVSKSSVSSDASPGCDYDVFLSFRGPDSRKGFTSHLYQRLHEARVRVFRDDDELPLGEEIGPQLLQAIYSSKISIPVLSECYATSKWCLTELVHMLKCKKEMKQVILPIFYKVEPSDVKWLKGTFGDEFNSYTKCRNYFEDGIVRQWSQALKEVGSLKGLVSTNIANGDEAELIKLVVVKVLSELKNAFKLVTPKHLVGVDIHVEQIMTIVDTKFEDTRILGIHGMGGAGKTTLAKVIYNELLSQFQHQGFLADIRETESREGIKHLQEELISEVLKGSRHGVSNRDHGINIINSRFGGKRVLVLLDDVSDKDQLEALVGERELYGSGSRIIITTRDKAILNQFGTSYWAYELMGLDEESSMVLFCRHAFRCDFPHPAFEVLCHDIVSTTGQLPLALEVIGSLLCDKSEAAWRDTLKKLRQVPYEKVEEKLKISYDALTDDVKKIFLDIACFFNGKDPRFPIYMWDDCGFSPNLGLEVLSLMSLVKIVHGNRANKLWMHDQLRDLGRSIVFKENSVKASERSRLWIHEEGLKVLEKNEAEVTGDFKDLLPRLRWLDWMACRTSFFPTNFHPENLVILNVRVSGLTEQWDAWHHVNGLQKLKVLRLQHCNKLIESPDFSALQNLEILNLEHCANLEKIHPSIRNIRNLVSLSLRGCEKLKELPKEMGGLTNLRELLMDGSSIKEIPMFIGRMRKLEIVSARNCRSLRQIDSSIGSLRNLQSLSLEGCLQLRALPDSIGKLTSLNRLCLSQTVLKELPHSIGDLRNLNVLLMTHTYLESLPRTIGSLKKLEELDVSQCRDLQGEIPSEVGDLSSLRVLRLEKTCISGLPKSINKLSCLQELDLGRCEELQSLPELPSSLTSLNLVCQAMPDIANLVNLTYFSMKVKDLGALTTMKTLSRLAEFSIELRDKIERLPDLPSSLLKLEVNQGQNLERFPDFSDLKRLSELHLSDCSELIEIKGLQELVCLTALTAIRCDKLHELEGLGRLVSLRSIIILGCTALETLPDLSNLKYLKNFDAADCENLVGIPGLDRWEYLEELDISGCASIESLPDCSNLKGLKRIKAGGCKKLVEITGLHNAEPLIELDLSGCSSLERLPDLPCPGMLIYLNINGCEKIRDIQALEEFSSCKRLCIERCKSIVNLPDLSAFEGLEYLTLNNCPELVEVPGLGEVRSLQFINISWCESLEGLPDLSGLELLQDLRVRHCGKLTELQGLGGLTSLYIVEFSGCNLLKPPELPSRARQICSSANPYDYETPGQIILR